From Leptolyngbya sp. KIOST-1, one genomic window encodes:
- a CDS encoding AraC family transcriptional regulator: MAPQILSTPEQVDAVFTAPPLLSTVDFCWRNTYVDCRWEPPGETATEVATPWHAIVLFTQLPDTAVAERCIDGQYKLERVHPGDILVLPAGVGQRSRWNVPGEFMNLVFDPAALGRSLDEAADGTTYELVPHFATQDLLVLQLGLALRRLLQTGAPNRLYAESLTTTLAVHLLQTYATRKPQLTTYNDGLSRPKLRRVIDYIHSHLDADLSLDTLATLAGMSAHYFAQLFKQSTGFAPHQYVIRCRVERAKALLARPDLAIADIAYQTGFANQSHLNRHFKRLLGVTPGQWRQR; encoded by the coding sequence ATGGCCCCTCAGATTCTCTCCACCCCAGAGCAGGTAGATGCCGTGTTTACGGCACCGCCGTTGCTGTCTACGGTCGATTTTTGCTGGCGCAACACCTATGTAGACTGCCGCTGGGAGCCGCCGGGTGAAACCGCCACCGAGGTTGCGACTCCCTGGCACGCTATTGTGCTGTTTACCCAGCTGCCCGATACGGCGGTGGCTGAGCGCTGCATCGATGGCCAGTACAAGCTGGAGCGGGTGCATCCGGGCGATATTTTGGTGCTACCTGCCGGGGTGGGGCAGCGATCGCGCTGGAACGTGCCCGGTGAGTTTATGAACCTGGTGTTTGACCCGGCGGCCCTGGGGCGATCGCTCGACGAAGCTGCCGATGGCACCACCTACGAGCTGGTGCCCCACTTCGCCACCCAGGATCTGCTGGTGCTGCAGCTGGGTCTGGCCCTGCGGCGGCTGTTGCAGACGGGCGCTCCAAACCGCCTCTATGCCGAGTCGCTGACGACCACACTGGCGGTGCATCTGCTGCAAACCTACGCCACCCGCAAGCCCCAGCTGACGACTTACAATGACGGCCTATCTCGCCCCAAGCTGCGGCGGGTGATCGACTACATCCACAGCCACTTAGACGCCGACCTCAGCCTCGACACCCTCGCCACCCTGGCGGGCATGAGCGCCCACTACTTCGCCCAGCTGTTCAAACAGTCCACCGGGTTTGCGCCGCACCAGTACGTCATTCGCTGCCGGGTTGAGCGGGCCAAAGCGCTGCTGGCGCGGCCAGACCTGGCGATCGCCGACATTGCCTACCAGACAGGCTTCGCCAACCAGAGCCATCTGAATCGCCACTTCAAGCGCCTGCTGGGGGTCACTCCCGGCCAGTGGCGACAGCGGTAA
- a CDS encoding type II toxin-antitoxin system HicB family antitoxin, with product MAFQFTVTIEKDDEGYYAHCPQLPGCQSQGETLEEVKANIQEAIELYLETLSYAEKQALAKQEILTMQLEVQVA from the coding sequence ATGGCCTTTCAATTTACAGTCACTATTGAAAAAGATGATGAAGGGTATTATGCTCATTGTCCGCAATTGCCGGGGTGCCAGAGCCAAGGAGAAACGTTAGAAGAGGTAAAAGCAAACATTCAAGAGGCTATTGAACTTTACCTGGAAACTCTTTCCTACGCCGAAAAACAGGCTTTGGCTAAACAAGAAATTTTGACTATGCAGCTTGAGGTACAAGTTGCCTAA
- a CDS encoding dihydroorotase: MTEVAAAGAQLIQQVRVLDAVMGSDRTADVLVQDGVVTEIAPSITVIPARAEMVDGQGKILLPGLVDLYSHSGEPGHEPRETLKSLLAAGQAGGFTRLGILPDTEPAIDHSAMVEKLRSRRDALAGGDPSLPQLYPWGALTQGAQGQQMVELAELAEAAIAGFADGRAIQNPLLTQRLLQYLKPLGKPVALYSCDRTLRDSGVAREGPFSLIYGLVGDPASSETAALAALLECVAEVGTPVHLMRLSTARGVELVRQAKERGLSVTASTTWMHLLFSTKDLGGYDPTLRLSPPLGNPEDRLALIAGVKAGVVDAIAIDHTPHTYEDKTVGFPSAPPGAIGLELALGILWDAFVVKGDWSPLTLVRALSTNPAACWGQTLPTIQPQQPAEMVLFDPDTTWTVSTSTLCSLSANTPWLGKAIPGRVLRTWVPPR, translated from the coding sequence GTGACGGAGGTTGCGGCAGCGGGGGCGCAGCTGATTCAGCAGGTGCGGGTGCTGGATGCGGTCATGGGGAGCGATCGCACCGCCGATGTGCTGGTACAGGACGGGGTAGTGACAGAGATCGCCCCGTCGATCACCGTCATTCCCGCCAGGGCCGAGATGGTCGACGGTCAGGGAAAAATTCTGCTGCCGGGCCTAGTGGATCTCTACAGCCACTCGGGGGAACCGGGCCACGAGCCGCGCGAAACCCTGAAGTCGCTGCTGGCGGCAGGGCAGGCGGGGGGCTTTACCCGACTGGGGATTTTGCCCGATACCGAACCTGCGATCGACCATTCGGCGATGGTGGAGAAACTACGGTCGCGGCGAGACGCCCTGGCGGGTGGTGATCCGTCTTTGCCCCAGCTCTACCCCTGGGGGGCGCTGACCCAGGGTGCCCAGGGCCAGCAGATGGTGGAGTTGGCGGAGCTGGCGGAAGCTGCGATCGCGGGCTTTGCCGATGGTCGAGCGATTCAAAATCCTTTGCTGACTCAGCGACTGTTGCAGTACCTCAAGCCCCTGGGCAAGCCGGTGGCGCTGTACAGCTGCGATCGCACCCTGCGCGACAGCGGCGTGGCCCGTGAAGGCCCCTTTTCGCTGATCTACGGTCTGGTGGGCGACCCGGCCAGTTCTGAAACCGCTGCCCTGGCGGCATTGTTGGAATGCGTGGCCGAGGTGGGCACCCCGGTTCACCTGATGCGGCTCTCGACGGCGCGAGGGGTGGAGCTGGTGCGGCAGGCCAAGGAGCGGGGATTGTCCGTGACCGCCAGCACCACCTGGATGCATTTGCTGTTTAGCACGAAGGATCTGGGCGGCTACGACCCTACCCTGCGCCTGTCGCCGCCGTTGGGAAATCCTGAAGACCGGTTGGCGCTGATTGCGGGGGTAAAGGCGGGGGTGGTGGATGCGATCGCGATCGACCATACCCCGCACACCTACGAAGACAAAACTGTGGGCTTTCCCTCGGCCCCACCGGGAGCGATCGGCCTGGAGCTGGCCCTGGGGATTTTGTGGGATGCCTTTGTGGTCAAGGGCGACTGGTCGCCGCTAACCTTGGTTCGGGCACTGAGCACCAATCCTGCTGCTTGCTGGGGGCAAACGCTGCCCACCATTCAGCCCCAGCAGCCCGCCGAGATGGTGTTGTTTGATCCCGACACTACCTGGACGGTCAGCACGTCAACCCTGTGTTCCCTCTCGGCCAATACCCCCTGGCTGGGGAAAGCGATCCCCGGTCGCGTTCTGCGTACCTGGGTGCCGCCGCGTTAG
- a CDS encoding histidine phosphatase family protein has translation MKTRVIIVRHGQSTYNQQKRIQGHCDESELTPGGEAQALQVGQALVGIPFDAVWASPLKRARKTAEIITAELQKSTPALAAPSFTDNLKEISLPLWEGMPFVEAETQYPQTFEQWRTDPANFVMAVPQSDGTTVEFYPIRELYQQATRFWQELLAAHQGQTVLIVAHSAINRALISTAIGLGPERFNSLNQANCNISVLNFAGGWGSPVQVEAMNLTSHMSAPLPDMRRGHRGPRMLLVRHGETEWNRQGRFQGQIDVPLNDNGRAQGEKAAEFLKPVTIDAAYTSFMARPKETAEIILQHHPGLTLHSINELREISHGEWEGLYESEIETNYPGMLEQWQSQPETVQMPGGENLEQVWLRSIAAWKEIVSAHSGSEEVQTVLVVAHDAVNKALLCHVLGLGPESFWRFKQGNGAVSVIDYPNGIDSAPVLVTANITIHLSGSVLDKTAAGAL, from the coding sequence CTGAAAACCCGCGTAATTATCGTTCGCCACGGGCAGAGCACCTACAACCAGCAAAAGCGCATTCAAGGCCACTGCGATGAGTCAGAACTCACCCCTGGCGGCGAAGCCCAGGCGCTGCAGGTGGGGCAGGCACTGGTCGGCATTCCCTTTGATGCAGTGTGGGCCAGCCCTCTCAAGCGCGCCCGCAAAACGGCAGAAATCATTACCGCCGAGCTGCAAAAGAGCACCCCGGCTCTGGCCGCCCCCAGCTTTACCGACAACCTCAAAGAAATCAGCCTGCCCCTGTGGGAGGGGATGCCCTTTGTCGAGGCCGAAACGCAGTATCCCCAAACCTTTGAGCAGTGGCGCACCGACCCGGCCAACTTTGTTATGGCCGTGCCCCAGTCCGACGGCACGACTGTAGAGTTTTACCCCATTCGCGAGCTGTATCAGCAGGCCACCCGGTTTTGGCAGGAGCTGCTGGCGGCGCACCAGGGCCAGACTGTGCTGATTGTGGCCCACAGCGCCATCAACCGGGCGCTGATTAGCACCGCCATTGGGCTGGGGCCAGAGCGCTTTAACAGCCTCAACCAGGCCAACTGCAACATCAGCGTGCTCAATTTCGCAGGCGGCTGGGGCAGCCCGGTGCAGGTCGAGGCCATGAACCTGACCAGCCACATGAGCGCACCGCTGCCCGACATGCGCCGCGGTCACCGAGGCCCCCGCATGCTGCTGGTGCGCCACGGAGAAACCGAGTGGAACCGCCAGGGCCGCTTTCAGGGCCAGATCGATGTGCCGCTTAACGACAATGGCCGCGCCCAGGGCGAGAAGGCGGCAGAATTTCTTAAACCCGTGACCATCGATGCGGCCTACACCAGCTTTATGGCCCGCCCCAAAGAAACAGCGGAAATCATTCTGCAGCACCACCCTGGCCTGACGCTGCACTCGATCAACGAGCTGCGAGAAATCAGCCACGGCGAATGGGAGGGGCTGTACGAGTCGGAAATTGAGACCAACTATCCCGGCATGCTGGAGCAGTGGCAGAGCCAGCCCGAAACCGTGCAAATGCCGGGGGGCGAAAACCTGGAGCAGGTGTGGTTGCGATCGATCGCGGCCTGGAAGGAAATCGTCTCGGCCCACAGCGGCAGCGAGGAAGTGCAGACCGTTCTCGTTGTCGCTCACGATGCGGTGAACAAGGCGCTGCTGTGCCACGTGCTGGGGCTGGGGCCAGAGTCGTTCTGGCGGTTTAAGCAGGGCAATGGTGCCGTCAGCGTGATCGACTACCCGAACGGTATCGACAGCGCCCCGGTGCTGGTGACGGCCAATATCACCATTCACCTGTCGGGCAGCGTGCTGGACAAAACCGCAGCGGGGGCACTGTGA
- a CDS encoding carotenoid oxygenase family protein, with the protein MAPSAPPKAQPSVAPAALWAAAIAQPATEFAATPLTVLEGELPVGLKGTLYRNGPARLERGGVQFSHWFDGDGAVLRVGFDGGSAVANYRYVRSAGFVEEEESGQCLYRGYGTLPPVSIWQRWQTQIKNVANISVLALPDRLLALWEGGLPHGLDLETLETLGLDNLDGLKPSDTFTAHPKRHPRTGKIFSFGLVPGGNATLQLYRLSAAGAVEKTGSIPLSGIPLIHDFVLADRYLVFCVSPVRLSPLPALFGLSSFSDALQWQPQQGTQIIVVDADSLEPIAFDATDPWYQWHFGHSYLDFDGSVVFDVVRYKDFATNQYLKEVASGHMTTPADAQLWQYRIDPKTARILDQQCLVDRHCEFPIAIGQDETAVSYLNVHRDDLVPLSELFGAIACFDPKTGLTVADAGPGCYPSEPIPVENAANPQQPWVLTVVYDGCHHRSEVWVFEGHDLEKGPVCRLELPSVVPPSFHGTWVSG; encoded by the coding sequence CTGTAGCACCTGCGGCCCTGTGGGCTGCTGCGATCGCCCAGCCCGCCACAGAATTTGCCGCCACTCCGCTGACTGTCTTAGAAGGCGAACTACCCGTCGGGCTGAAGGGCACCCTCTACCGCAACGGCCCGGCCCGCCTGGAGCGGGGGGGGGTTCAATTTAGTCACTGGTTTGATGGTGATGGGGCGGTGCTGCGGGTAGGGTTTGATGGCGGTTCGGCTGTGGCCAACTATCGCTACGTGCGCTCTGCCGGATTTGTGGAGGAGGAAGAGTCTGGGCAGTGCCTGTATCGAGGTTACGGCACCCTGCCGCCCGTTTCCATCTGGCAGCGTTGGCAGACTCAAATTAAAAATGTCGCCAATATCTCAGTACTGGCTCTGCCCGATCGTCTGCTGGCTCTGTGGGAGGGGGGACTGCCCCATGGGCTCGATCTCGAAACCCTGGAAACGCTGGGGCTGGATAATTTAGACGGGCTCAAGCCCAGCGACACGTTTACGGCCCACCCTAAGCGCCACCCCCGCACGGGCAAAATCTTCAGCTTTGGCCTGGTGCCAGGGGGCAACGCCACCCTCCAGCTCTACCGCCTCAGCGCTGCCGGAGCCGTGGAGAAAACAGGCAGCATTCCCCTCAGCGGCATTCCGCTGATTCACGACTTTGTATTGGCCGATCGCTACCTGGTGTTTTGCGTATCGCCCGTGCGGCTTAGCCCGCTGCCGGCGCTGTTTGGCCTCAGCAGCTTTAGCGATGCGCTCCAGTGGCAGCCCCAGCAGGGCACCCAGATTATTGTGGTAGATGCAGACAGTCTGGAGCCGATCGCCTTTGACGCTACAGACCCCTGGTACCAGTGGCACTTTGGCCACAGCTACCTCGATTTTGACGGTTCGGTTGTGTTCGATGTGGTGCGCTACAAAGACTTTGCCACCAATCAGTACCTCAAAGAAGTGGCCTCGGGCCATATGACCACCCCCGCCGATGCCCAGCTCTGGCAGTACCGCATCGACCCCAAAACTGCGAGAATTTTGGATCAGCAGTGCTTGGTTGACCGCCACTGCGAGTTTCCGATCGCGATCGGCCAGGACGAAACGGCTGTCAGTTACCTGAACGTGCACCGCGACGACTTGGTGCCATTGAGCGAGCTGTTTGGCGCGATCGCCTGCTTTGACCCCAAAACTGGCCTTACCGTCGCCGATGCTGGCCCCGGCTGCTACCCCTCCGAACCGATCCCGGTGGAAAATGCTGCCAACCCTCAGCAGCCGTGGGTGCTGACTGTGGTTTACGATGGCTGTCACCACCGCAGCGAGGTGTGGGTTTTCGAGGGTCACGACCTGGAGAAGGGGCCAGTTTGCCGCCTGGAGTTGCCCAGCGTTGTACCCCCCAGCTTCCACGGCACCTGGGTGAGTGGGTAA
- a CDS encoding type II toxin-antitoxin system HicA family toxin, producing the protein MPKQPRLTHQEAEQRLLKANFLLIRTKGSHRIYFREGVRVVVPCHSGKTLHPKIVKQVLEAIESFDND; encoded by the coding sequence TTGCCTAAACAACCAAGGCTGACTCACCAAGAGGCAGAGCAGAGGCTACTCAAAGCTAATTTTTTACTTATACGTACAAAGGGTAGTCATCGTATTTATTTCCGAGAAGGAGTAAGAGTTGTCGTGCCTTGCCACTCCGGGAAAACTTTGCATCCAAAGATAGTTAAGCAGGTGCTTGAAGCAATTGAGTCGTTTGACAATGACTAG